One window from the genome of Streptomyces sp. NBC_00708 encodes:
- a CDS encoding bifunctional aspartate transaminase/aspartate 4-decarboxylase codes for MPKETLGRAQIHAYAQLSPFELKDKFISIAQAEQSGKPGQKGKTTRVMLNAGRGNPNWVATGPREAYHALGYFAIEESRRVWTADNLGGMPEEAGCAERFARFTRTRPGLPGIELLKACVDLAVKRFGFTPDAFVHELADSSIGDNYPVPGRILPHVEQIVRGYVTDEMFDHRPPEGQHLSLFATEGGTAAMCYIFDSLLKNGILRRGDRIALMVPVFTPYLEIPELDTYGFDVVHVEANLFTETGVRQWRYPPEEIAKLADPSVRMVCCVNPSNPPSLALSPQVARQIVDIVAGQNPNLIVVTDDVYGTFVEGFRSLAADLPRNALLVYSYSKHYGATGWRLGVIGLHDDNVIDDLLAAQGAEEKARLNKRYGSLSLEPERMRFIDRLVADSRQVALNHTAGLSLPQQVMMALFSLFDMLDEGQEYKLRIRSLVQRRLDLLLEGAQMKISEDPKRAAYYIELDLLAEAERTLGKEFAAYLEANYEPVDPLFRLAEQTSVVLLNGGGFDGPEWSVRVSLANLDDLDYLKIGHQLRVVFDEYAREWRAAQGS; via the coding sequence CAACGCGGGCCGCGGCAACCCGAACTGGGTCGCCACCGGCCCCCGCGAGGCGTACCACGCGCTCGGCTACTTCGCGATCGAGGAGTCCCGCCGGGTCTGGACGGCGGACAACCTGGGCGGGATGCCGGAGGAGGCGGGCTGCGCCGAGCGCTTCGCCCGCTTCACGCGTACGCGCCCGGGGCTGCCCGGCATCGAGCTGCTGAAGGCGTGCGTCGACCTGGCGGTCAAGCGGTTCGGCTTCACGCCCGACGCCTTCGTGCACGAGCTGGCGGACTCCTCGATCGGGGACAACTACCCGGTGCCGGGGCGCATCCTGCCGCACGTCGAGCAGATCGTACGGGGGTATGTCACGGACGAGATGTTCGACCACCGGCCGCCGGAGGGGCAGCACCTCAGCCTCTTCGCGACCGAGGGCGGCACCGCCGCGATGTGCTACATCTTCGACTCGCTGCTGAAGAACGGCATCCTGCGCCGGGGCGACCGGATCGCCCTGATGGTGCCGGTGTTCACGCCGTATCTGGAGATCCCGGAGCTGGACACGTACGGCTTCGACGTCGTGCACGTCGAGGCGAACCTGTTCACCGAGACCGGGGTGCGGCAGTGGCGCTATCCGCCGGAGGAGATCGCCAAGCTCGCCGATCCCTCGGTGCGGATGGTCTGCTGCGTCAACCCGAGCAACCCGCCCTCGCTCGCGCTCTCCCCGCAGGTCGCCCGGCAGATCGTGGACATCGTGGCCGGGCAGAACCCGAACCTGATCGTCGTGACGGACGACGTCTACGGGACCTTCGTCGAGGGCTTCCGCTCGCTCGCCGCCGACCTGCCGCGCAACGCGCTGCTCGTGTACTCCTACTCCAAGCACTACGGGGCCACCGGCTGGCGGCTCGGGGTCATCGGGCTGCACGACGACAACGTGATCGACGACCTGCTGGCCGCGCAGGGCGCCGAGGAGAAGGCGCGGCTGAACAAGCGGTACGGGTCGCTCTCCCTGGAACCGGAGCGGATGCGGTTCATCGACCGGCTGGTGGCGGACTCCCGGCAGGTGGCGCTCAACCACACGGCGGGCCTGTCGCTGCCGCAGCAGGTGATGATGGCGCTGTTCTCGCTGTTCGACATGCTGGACGAGGGCCAGGAGTACAAGCTGCGTATCCGCTCCCTCGTGCAACGGCGCCTCGATCTGCTGCTCGAAGGCGCGCAGATGAAGATCTCCGAGGACCCGAAGCGGGCCGCGTACTACATCGAGCTGGACCTGCTGGCGGAGGCGGAACGCACCCTGGGCAAGGAGTTCGCCGCCTATCTGGAGGCCAACTACGAACCCGTCGACCCGCTGTTCCGGCTGGCCGAACAGACCTCCGTGGTGCTGCTGAACGGGGGCGGCTTCGACGGACCGGAATGGTCGGTGCGGGTGTCCCTGGCCAACCTCGACGACCTGGACTACCTGAAGATCGGCCACCAGCTGCGGGTCGTCTTCGACGAGTACGCGCGGGAGTGGCGGGCCGCCCAGGGCTCCTAG
- a CDS encoding FCD domain-containing protein — protein sequence MSAPGPLRPSPLVEQATSHLRARITEGHWPVGTKLPGETTLARELGVGRSTVREAVRTLATLGLLRSRQGAGVFVVADHVTEDWPVRLRRASVTDVYEVRMLIEVQAARLAARRRTDEDLAALDAALTARLAAGTGTDDADFVDADIAVHRAVVAAAHNPVLSDLFAEFVPALRQGLIDLVDLLGLRRDDPHHGHAGHRALVAAVVAGDAEAAARAAQEELEGTLSRLRAA from the coding sequence GTGTCCGCGCCCGGCCCCCTCCGCCCCAGCCCCCTCGTCGAACAGGCGACCAGCCATCTGCGCGCGCGGATCACCGAGGGGCACTGGCCGGTCGGCACGAAGCTCCCGGGCGAGACGACCCTCGCCCGCGAGCTGGGCGTGGGCCGTTCCACGGTCCGCGAGGCGGTGCGTACGCTCGCCACGCTCGGCCTCCTCCGCTCCCGCCAGGGCGCCGGCGTCTTCGTCGTCGCCGACCACGTCACGGAGGACTGGCCGGTACGGCTGCGCAGGGCGTCGGTCACCGATGTCTACGAGGTCCGCATGCTCATCGAGGTCCAGGCCGCCCGCCTCGCCGCCCGCCGCCGCACCGACGAGGACCTGGCCGCCCTCGACGCGGCCCTCACCGCCCGGCTGGCGGCGGGCACGGGCACCGACGACGCGGACTTCGTGGACGCGGACATCGCGGTGCACCGGGCGGTCGTGGCCGCCGCGCACAACCCGGTCCTCAGCGACCTCTTCGCCGAGTTCGTCCCGGCCCTGCGCCAGGGGCTCATCGACCTGGTGGACCTGCTCGGGCTGCGCCGCGACGACCCCCACCACGGGCATGCGGGCCACCGGGCCCTGGTCGCGGCGGTGGTGGCGGGCGACGCGGAGGCGGCGGCGCGCGCGGCGCAGGAGGAGCTGGAGGGCACGCTGTCCCGGCTGCGCGCGGCCTAG
- a CDS encoding 2-isopropylmalate synthase, translating to MPEFMPAAPSGARSPMHGFPTICTPRGPVPEAAPRWNPQRSSSMPSHRYRSAYDRVAVPLTGRSWPQARIERPPLWVPVDLRDGNQALAEPMDTPRKRRMFDLLVAMGFKEIEVGYPSASRTDFDFVRHLATGGAVPDDVTVVVFTPARADLIERTFESVAGLDRVVVHLYIATAPVWREVVLGRDRAGVHGVVLEAARQMDRLARARPGADIRFQFSPEVFNLTEPDYILEICDSLTGLWDASPDRPVVHNLPATVEIATPNVYADQIEYMHRNLARRDSVILSVHPHNDRGTGVACAELAVLAGAQRVEGCLFGNGERTGNVDLVNLALNLHAQGVDPMIDFSDIDEIRRTVEHCNRLPVPPRHPYGGDLVYTAFSGTHQDAISKGFARRADGGSELWEVPYLPIDPADVGRTYEAVIRVNSQSGKGGIAHLLRTGHGVDLPAGMRAEFSRTVQAATDDSGLEATGKDLWNLFEAAYLVPGRDGGVALTSWSAQSGPAGEHRFVCTLRVDEREGDYEGTGTGPVTAFADALAAAGVAAAVLDLVEQAPDGTGTTTAYARCRVGGEERWGAGRDASGVAASVAAVLSAVNRARG from the coding sequence ATGCCCGAGTTCATGCCCGCGGCCCCGTCCGGCGCCCGGTCCCCGATGCACGGCTTCCCCACCATCTGCACGCCCCGCGGCCCGGTCCCCGAGGCCGCGCCCCGCTGGAACCCCCAGCGCTCCAGCTCCATGCCCTCGCACCGCTACCGCTCCGCGTACGACCGTGTCGCGGTCCCGCTGACCGGGCGGAGCTGGCCGCAGGCCCGTATCGAACGGCCCCCGCTGTGGGTGCCGGTGGACCTGCGGGACGGCAACCAGGCGCTGGCGGAGCCGATGGACACCCCGCGCAAGCGACGGATGTTCGATCTGCTGGTCGCGATGGGCTTCAAGGAGATCGAGGTCGGCTATCCGTCGGCGAGCCGCACCGACTTCGACTTCGTACGCCACCTGGCGACCGGCGGGGCCGTCCCCGACGACGTCACCGTGGTCGTCTTCACCCCCGCCAGGGCGGACCTGATCGAGCGGACCTTCGAGTCCGTGGCGGGCCTGGACCGGGTCGTCGTCCACCTCTACATCGCGACCGCGCCCGTCTGGCGCGAGGTGGTCCTGGGCCGCGACCGGGCCGGGGTGCACGGCGTGGTGCTGGAAGCCGCCCGGCAGATGGACCGGCTGGCGCGGGCCAGGCCCGGCGCGGACATCCGGTTCCAGTTCTCGCCCGAGGTCTTCAACCTGACCGAGCCGGACTACATCCTGGAGATCTGCGACAGCCTGACCGGGCTGTGGGACGCCTCGCCCGACCGGCCGGTCGTCCACAACCTGCCGGCCACGGTGGAGATCGCCACACCCAACGTCTACGCGGACCAGATCGAGTACATGCACCGCAACCTGGCCCGGCGGGACTCGGTGATCCTCTCCGTGCACCCGCACAACGACCGCGGTACGGGCGTGGCCTGCGCGGAGCTGGCGGTGCTGGCGGGGGCCCAGCGGGTGGAGGGCTGCCTGTTCGGCAACGGGGAGCGCACCGGCAACGTCGACCTGGTCAACCTGGCGCTCAACCTGCACGCCCAGGGCGTCGACCCGATGATCGACTTCTCGGACATCGACGAGATCCGCCGCACGGTGGAGCACTGCAACCGGCTGCCGGTGCCGCCGCGCCATCCGTACGGCGGGGACCTGGTGTACACCGCGTTCTCCGGCACCCACCAGGACGCCATCAGCAAGGGCTTCGCCCGCCGCGCGGACGGGGGCTCCGAGCTGTGGGAGGTCCCGTACCTGCCGATCGACCCGGCCGACGTGGGGCGTACGTACGAGGCCGTCATCCGGGTCAACTCGCAGTCGGGCAAGGGTGGCATCGCCCATCTGCTGCGCACCGGGCATGGCGTGGACCTGCCGGCCGGGATGCGCGCGGAGTTCTCCCGCACCGTCCAGGCGGCGACCGACGACAGCGGTCTGGAGGCGACCGGGAAGGACCTGTGGAACCTGTTCGAGGCGGCGTACCTGGTCCCCGGGCGGGACGGCGGGGTGGCCCTCACCTCCTGGTCCGCGCAGAGCGGTCCGGCCGGTGAGCACCGCTTCGTCTGCACCTTGCGGGTGGATGAGCGGGAGGGCGATTACGAGGGGACGGGCACCGGCCCGGTCACGGCGTTCGCGGACGCGCTGGCGGCGGCCGGGGTGGCGGCGGCCGTCCTGGACCTGGTGGAGCAGGCGCCGGACGGGACCGGGACGACGACCGCGTACGCGCGCTGCCGCGTCGGTGGCGAGGAGCGCTGGGGCGCGGGCCGGGACGCCTCGGGCGTGGCCGCGTCGGTGGCGGCGGTGCTGTCGGCGGTGAACCGGGCGCGGGGGTAG
- a CDS encoding cellulose binding domain-containing protein, with protein sequence MGTRTHRRTMGTRTKVIGSVVAAAVIGGTVFALTGTAQASAVGAAYTRTSGWTGGYTGQYVVTNDTAAAKNDWTLEFDLPAGTKLSSLWNGEHTVSGSHVTVRPASWNKQLAAGQSVTVGFVAASDGTAADPTGCLIDGATCSVDPGATPEPSGRPTESATPTPTATPTGKPTGKPSETATPTPTPTPTPTPTPTKTDGGGGTASGAGFAPYVDTSLYPAYDLVDTANKTGVKQFNLAFITSGGSCAPLWGGVTGLGDDHVASQIGALRAAGGDVRVSFGGAAGSELALRCSSAADLAAAYGKVVDTYKLTKVDFDIEGGALPDTAANTRRSQAIAQLQKAHPGLDVSFTLPVMPEGLTQPGVDLIADAKKNGVDVGAVNIMAMDYGASYSGDMGTYAIQAATATQAQIKGVLGLSDAEAWKAVAVTPMIGVNDVSTEVFKVEDATQLVTFAKEKGLAWLAMWSGTRDKECAGGAKPTADASCSSITQEPLAFTKAFGTYK encoded by the coding sequence ATGGGCACCAGAACGCACCGGCGCACGATGGGCACCAGGACCAAGGTGATCGGCTCGGTCGTCGCGGCCGCGGTGATCGGCGGGACGGTGTTCGCCCTCACCGGCACGGCCCAGGCGTCGGCGGTCGGCGCCGCGTACACCCGGACCAGCGGCTGGACCGGCGGGTACACCGGGCAGTACGTCGTCACCAACGACACCGCCGCCGCGAAGAACGACTGGACGCTCGAGTTCGACCTGCCCGCGGGCACGAAGCTCAGCTCGCTGTGGAACGGCGAGCACACCGTCAGCGGCAGCCACGTCACCGTCAGGCCCGCGAGCTGGAACAAGCAGCTCGCCGCCGGGCAGTCCGTCACGGTCGGCTTCGTCGCCGCGTCCGACGGCACGGCCGCCGACCCCACCGGCTGTCTCATCGACGGCGCCACGTGCTCCGTGGACCCCGGCGCCACCCCCGAACCCAGCGGCCGCCCCACCGAGTCCGCGACCCCGACCCCCACGGCCACCCCCACCGGCAAGCCCACCGGCAAGCCCAGCGAGACGGCCACCCCCACTCCCACCCCCACTCCCACCCCCACGCCGACGCCCACGAAGACCGACGGCGGCGGTGGCACCGCGAGCGGCGCCGGCTTCGCCCCGTACGTGGACACCTCGCTCTACCCCGCGTACGACCTGGTCGACACCGCGAACAAGACCGGGGTCAAGCAGTTCAACCTCGCCTTCATCACCTCCGGCGGCAGCTGCGCCCCGCTCTGGGGCGGGGTCACCGGCCTCGGTGACGACCATGTCGCCTCCCAGATCGGCGCCCTGCGCGCGGCCGGCGGCGACGTCCGGGTCTCCTTCGGCGGGGCCGCCGGCTCCGAACTGGCCCTGCGCTGCTCCTCGGCCGCCGACCTCGCCGCCGCGTACGGCAAGGTCGTCGACACGTACAAGCTGACCAAGGTCGACTTCGACATCGAGGGCGGCGCGCTCCCCGACACCGCCGCCAACACCCGCCGCTCGCAGGCCATCGCGCAGCTCCAGAAGGCGCACCCCGGCCTGGACGTGTCGTTCACGCTGCCGGTGATGCCCGAGGGCCTGACCCAGCCCGGCGTCGACCTGATCGCCGACGCGAAGAAGAACGGCGTGGACGTCGGCGCGGTCAACATCATGGCGATGGACTACGGCGCCTCCTACAGCGGCGACATGGGCACGTACGCCATCCAGGCGGCCACCGCCACCCAGGCCCAGATCAAGGGCGTGCTCGGGCTCTCCGACGCCGAGGCGTGGAAGGCCGTCGCCGTCACCCCGATGATCGGCGTGAACGACGTCAGCACCGAGGTCTTCAAGGTCGAGGACGCCACCCAGCTGGTGACCTTCGCCAAGGAGAAGGGCCTTGCCTGGCTCGCGATGTGGTCGGGCACCCGGGACAAGGAGTGCGCGGGCGGCGCCAAGCCCACCGCCGACGCCTCGTGCAGCTCCATCACGCAGGAACCGCTCGCCTTCACCAAGGCGTTCGGCACCTACAAGTAG
- a CDS encoding HAMP domain-containing histidine kinase: protein MRWALVKVCLAVTAMVVFAFAVPLGLVVKEMARDRAFSDAERQAATIGPTLSITTDRAQLQKAVLTTEPGAAGRMAVHIPASGEPDGLAVDIGHGHATAKDLETVRTSGRAAITEVTGGSVLLQPTAVGPHDIAVVEVFVPEDAVSHGVTTAWLILAGVGVALIVGSVAVADRLGVRMVEPARRLAGAAHDLGEGRLGTRVPEEGPDELRSAAVAFNSMADQVVQLLANERELAADLSHRLRTPLTVLRLNAASLGEGPAAEQTRAAVEQLEREVDTIIRTAREQRPQTQPGGPGAGCDASEVIRERMDFWSALAEDEGREVRLAGVERTLRIPVARPELAAALDALLGNVFRHTPEGTAFAVDVHHSGDAVIVLVSDAGGGIADPKAALARGGARDAVGSTGLGLDIVRRVAESTGGDVRIGRSVLGGTEVRVWIGLDGQRPERRGRGHRVGLQRRHRGSGRANL from the coding sequence ATGAGATGGGCGCTGGTCAAGGTCTGCCTGGCCGTCACCGCCATGGTCGTGTTCGCCTTCGCCGTGCCGCTGGGCCTCGTCGTCAAGGAGATGGCCCGCGACCGCGCGTTCTCGGACGCCGAACGGCAGGCCGCGACGATCGGCCCCACGCTCTCCATCACCACCGACCGGGCCCAGCTCCAGAAGGCGGTGCTCACCACCGAACCGGGCGCCGCCGGGCGGATGGCCGTCCACATCCCGGCCTCCGGCGAACCCGACGGGCTCGCGGTGGACATCGGCCACGGGCACGCCACCGCCAAGGATCTGGAGACCGTACGCACCTCGGGACGCGCCGCCATCACCGAGGTCACCGGCGGCTCCGTGCTGCTCCAGCCGACCGCCGTCGGGCCCCACGACATCGCGGTCGTCGAGGTGTTCGTCCCCGAGGACGCGGTCTCCCACGGGGTCACCACCGCCTGGCTGATCCTGGCGGGCGTCGGCGTCGCGCTGATCGTCGGCTCGGTCGCGGTGGCCGACCGGCTCGGCGTGCGCATGGTCGAGCCCGCCCGGCGCCTCGCGGGCGCCGCGCACGACCTGGGGGAGGGGCGGCTCGGCACCCGGGTGCCGGAGGAGGGCCCGGACGAACTGCGCTCCGCCGCCGTCGCGTTCAACTCCATGGCCGACCAGGTGGTCCAGCTCCTCGCCAACGAACGCGAGCTGGCCGCCGACCTCTCGCACCGGCTGCGCACCCCGCTCACCGTCCTCCGGCTGAACGCCGCGTCCCTGGGCGAGGGCCCGGCGGCCGAGCAGACCCGGGCGGCCGTCGAACAGCTGGAGCGCGAGGTCGACACCATCATCCGGACCGCCCGCGAGCAGCGCCCGCAGACCCAGCCGGGCGGTCCGGGCGCCGGCTGCGACGCCTCCGAGGTGATCCGTGAGCGGATGGACTTCTGGTCCGCGCTGGCCGAGGACGAGGGCCGCGAGGTGCGCCTCGCCGGGGTGGAGCGCACGCTGCGGATTCCGGTGGCCCGCCCCGAACTGGCCGCCGCGCTCGACGCGTTGCTCGGCAACGTCTTCCGGCACACCCCGGAGGGCACCGCCTTCGCGGTCGACGTGCACCACAGCGGTGACGCGGTGATCGTGCTGGTCTCGGACGCGGGGGGCGGCATCGCGGACCCGAAGGCGGCCCTGGCGCGCGGCGGGGCCCGGGACGCGGTGGGCTCGACCGGCCTCGGGCTCGACATCGTCCGCCGGGTCGCGGAGTCCACCGGCGGGGACGTGCGCATCGGCCGCTCGGTGCTGGGCGGTACGGAGGTCCGGGTCTGGATCGGGCTCGACGGACAGCGCCCGGAACGACGCGGGCGCGGCCACCGGGTGGGACTGCAGCGGCGCCACCGGGGCTCGGGACGCGCGAACCTTTAG
- a CDS encoding response regulator transcription factor, translating to MPSVLVVEDDQFVRSALIRHLTEASHTVRSVGTALEALREVAHFRFDVVILDLGLPDLDGSEALKMLRGITDVPVIIATARDDESEIVRLLNDGADDYLTKPFSVEHLSARMAAVLRRARATGGEAPPPRVIQVGGLSIDPLRRQAELDGTALDLTRREFDLLTFLAGRPGVVVPRKELLAEVWQQSYGDDQTIDVHLSWLRRKLGETAARPRYLHTLRGVGVKLQAPAPERPA from the coding sequence ATGCCCAGTGTGCTCGTGGTCGAGGACGACCAGTTCGTACGTTCCGCCCTCATCCGGCACCTGACGGAGGCCTCCCACACCGTACGGAGCGTCGGCACCGCGCTGGAAGCGCTGCGCGAAGTCGCCCACTTCCGCTTCGACGTGGTCATCCTGGACCTCGGACTGCCCGATCTCGACGGTTCCGAGGCCCTGAAGATGCTGCGCGGCATCACCGACGTCCCCGTCATCATCGCGACCGCCCGCGACGACGAGAGCGAGATCGTCCGGCTGCTCAACGACGGCGCCGACGACTACCTCACCAAGCCGTTCTCCGTGGAGCACCTCTCGGCCCGGATGGCCGCCGTGCTCCGCCGGGCCCGCGCCACCGGCGGCGAGGCACCGCCGCCACGCGTCATCCAGGTCGGCGGGCTCTCCATAGACCCGCTGCGCCGGCAGGCTGAACTCGACGGCACCGCCCTCGACCTCACCCGCCGGGAGTTCGACCTGCTGACCTTCCTGGCCGGGCGGCCCGGCGTCGTCGTCCCCCGCAAGGAACTCCTCGCCGAGGTCTGGCAGCAGTCCTACGGCGACGACCAGACCATCGACGTCCACCTCTCCTGGCTGCGCCGCAAGCTCGGCGAGACCGCCGCCCGGCCCCGCTATCTGCACACGCTGCGCGGTGTCGGCGTCAAGCTCCAGGCCCCGGCGCCGGAGCGGCCGGCATGA
- a CDS encoding fused MFS/spermidine synthase: MARRGAAGGDRKQRAGRGAPAGNVSEPVDGGLAELVPDRERRRAWTLTIDGAPQSHVDLDDPAYLSFEYQRRIGHIADLVAPAGQPLHVVHLGGGAFTLARYIAATRPRSTQQIIEVDAALVQLVRRELPLDPQARIRVRSTDARAGLGKIQDGWADLVIADVFSGARTPAHLTTTEFLAEVRRVLKPGGTYAANLADGPPLAHLRGQIATAATVFPELALAADPTVWRGRRFGNAVLLASDTAPEIARLTRRVATDPHPGRVEHGRALADFTGGAAPVHDAAARPSPPPPPNAFH; the protein is encoded by the coding sequence GTGGCACGTCGAGGAGCGGCCGGCGGCGACCGCAAGCAGCGCGCGGGCCGCGGAGCCCCCGCGGGCAACGTCTCCGAGCCCGTGGACGGCGGCCTCGCCGAGCTGGTGCCCGACCGGGAGCGCCGCCGTGCCTGGACGCTGACGATCGACGGGGCCCCGCAGTCCCATGTCGACCTCGACGACCCCGCGTACCTCTCCTTCGAGTACCAGCGCCGGATCGGGCACATCGCCGACCTCGTCGCCCCCGCCGGGCAGCCGCTGCACGTGGTGCACCTGGGCGGCGGGGCCTTCACGCTCGCCCGGTACATCGCCGCCACCCGCCCCCGGTCGACCCAGCAGATCATCGAGGTGGACGCGGCCCTCGTGCAGCTGGTGCGCCGCGAACTGCCGCTGGACCCGCAGGCCAGGATCAGGGTCAGGTCCACCGACGCCCGCGCCGGACTCGGGAAGATCCAGGACGGCTGGGCCGACCTCGTCATCGCGGACGTCTTCAGCGGCGCCCGTACGCCGGCCCACCTGACCACCACCGAGTTCCTCGCCGAGGTGCGCCGGGTCCTGAAGCCCGGCGGGACCTACGCCGCCAACCTCGCGGACGGGCCGCCGCTGGCCCATCTGCGCGGCCAGATCGCCACCGCCGCCACGGTCTTCCCCGAACTGGCCCTCGCCGCCGACCCCACGGTCTGGCGGGGCCGCCGCTTCGGCAACGCCGTGCTGCTCGCCTCCGACACCGCGCCCGAGATCGCGCGGCTCACCCGCCGGGTGGCGACCGATCCGCACCCCGGACGCGTCGAACACGGCAGGGCGCTCGCGGACTTCACCGGCGGCGCGGCCCCCGTGCACGACGCGGCCGCCCGCCCGTCACCGCCGCCGCCCCCGAACGCGTTCCACTGA
- a CDS encoding tetratricopeptide repeat protein, which produces MVSTGAVPNLAFRRLRGPRSAGEFAAAVRRSAREIGEQVACDARYIGRVESGEIRCPNYAYERVFLHMFPGTTLEDLGFSPRASVRGRAARPAADAPPPPTAPPLEAGSDTDEESDVLRRVFMTSGTTAVAAFPLGLGLGGPAVSLPVQRRVGETEVSAVERAVRQIRVLDDRHGGDWLYRRASQPLKAAYALLDAGTVSRGSTADRLHSGAGELALSVGWLAHDSGRFEDARSHYAEALATARVAGDAALEAHAFCNTSFLARDTGRPREAVRAAEAGLRAAEPLGSPRLRALLALREAGGRAGLGDRTGCERALGRAHTAFSRGPSGADPEWMSFFREAELEMLEAQCWAALGDWSRAARHAGRAVRLQDPHFTRNLALYRAELTCDLARAGHHEEAASAGHAVLDLLHEVRSSRIRAMLMDAVAVLGPRTGAAPRVRDFLDRYEGAAAPSRPSPAHPSPSGV; this is translated from the coding sequence ATGGTGTCGACAGGGGCAGTTCCCAACCTCGCCTTCCGGCGGCTGCGCGGACCGCGCTCCGCCGGGGAGTTCGCTGCCGCGGTCCGCAGGTCCGCTCGCGAGATCGGCGAGCAGGTCGCCTGCGACGCCCGGTACATCGGGCGCGTGGAGTCCGGCGAGATCCGCTGTCCCAACTACGCGTACGAGCGGGTCTTCCTGCACATGTTCCCCGGGACGACCCTGGAGGACCTGGGCTTCTCGCCCCGCGCATCCGTACGCGGGCGGGCGGCCAGGCCCGCGGCGGACGCCCCGCCACCCCCGACTGCCCCGCCGCTGGAGGCCGGCAGCGACACCGACGAGGAGAGCGACGTGCTGCGTCGCGTGTTCATGACGAGCGGCACCACCGCGGTGGCGGCCTTCCCTCTGGGTCTGGGCCTCGGCGGCCCTGCCGTCTCCCTGCCCGTGCAGCGCCGGGTCGGCGAGACGGAGGTGAGCGCCGTCGAGAGAGCCGTGCGGCAGATCCGGGTGCTGGACGACCGGCACGGCGGCGACTGGCTCTACCGGCGTGCCTCACAACCGCTGAAGGCGGCGTACGCGCTGCTCGACGCCGGGACCGTGAGCCGGGGCTCCACGGCGGACCGGCTGCACTCGGGCGCCGGTGAGCTGGCCCTCTCGGTGGGGTGGCTGGCCCATGACTCGGGCCGCTTCGAGGACGCCCGCTCGCACTACGCGGAGGCGCTGGCGACCGCGCGGGTGGCCGGGGACGCGGCCCTGGAGGCGCACGCGTTCTGCAACACGTCGTTCCTGGCCCGCGACACGGGGCGGCCCCGGGAGGCGGTGCGGGCGGCGGAGGCGGGTCTGCGTGCCGCCGAACCGCTGGGCTCGCCGCGGCTGCGGGCGCTGCTCGCGCTGCGGGAGGCGGGCGGCCGGGCGGGGCTCGGGGACCGTACGGGCTGCGAGCGGGCGCTCGGCCGGGCGCACACCGCGTTCTCGCGGGGGCCGTCGGGGGCGGACCCGGAATGGATGAGCTTCTTCCGCGAGGCGGAGCTGGAGATGCTGGAGGCGCAGTGCTGGGCGGCGCTGGGCGACTGGTCCCGGGCCGCGCGCCACGCGGGCCGGGCGGTACGGCTCCAGGACCCGCACTTCACCCGGAACCTCGCGCTGTACCGGGCCGAGCTGACCTGCGACCTGGCCCGTGCGGGCCACCACGAGGAGGCGGCGTCGGCCGGCCACGCGGTCCTGGACCTCCTGCACGAGGTCCGGTCCTCCCGTATCCGCGCCATGCTCATGGACGCGGTGGCGGTGCTGGGCCCGCGCACCGGGGCCGCCCCACGGGTCCGCGACTTCCTGGACCGCTACGAGGGCGCGGCCGCGCCCAGCCGGCCCAGCCCGGCCCACCCCAGCCCGTCCGGCGTTTGA
- a CDS encoding histidine phosphatase family protein translates to MAPRILLARHGQTEWSLNGRHTGRTDIPLLDAGREGAKLLGERLHKGPWAESRDVEVRTSPLVRASETCELAGFGDRAQPWDTLMEWDYGAYEGLTPAEIKAGRPDWFIWRDGVPEGESTAQVSARADEIVEWARSADRDVLVFAHGHILRALGARWLGEDIAFGARIWLAPTSLSVLGWAYGAPAIQKWNDTGHLER, encoded by the coding sequence ATGGCACCGCGCATCCTGCTCGCCCGGCACGGGCAGACGGAATGGTCCCTCAACGGCAGGCACACCGGCAGGACGGACATTCCGCTGCTCGACGCCGGACGCGAGGGGGCGAAGCTCCTCGGCGAGCGGCTGCACAAGGGGCCGTGGGCGGAGTCGCGTGATGTGGAGGTCCGCACCAGCCCGCTCGTCCGCGCCTCCGAGACCTGCGAGCTCGCGGGCTTCGGCGACCGCGCGCAGCCGTGGGACACGCTGATGGAGTGGGACTACGGGGCGTACGAGGGACTGACCCCGGCCGAGATCAAGGCCGGGCGGCCGGACTGGTTCATCTGGCGCGACGGGGTGCCGGAGGGGGAGAGCACGGCCCAGGTGTCGGCCCGTGCCGACGAGATCGTGGAGTGGGCCCGCTCGGCCGACCGCGACGTCCTGGTCTTCGCCCACGGCCACATCCTGCGGGCGCTGGGCGCGCGCTGGCTGGGCGAGGACATCGCCTTCGGCGCCCGCATCTGGCTGGCCCCGACGTCCCTGTCCGTCCTCGGCTGGGCGTACGGCGCGCCGGCCATCCAGAAATGGAACGACACGGGGCATCTTGAGCGGTGA